The DNA sequence atgatttgttgctgtgtattgcccctttattgcctctttaatggtgacgtcatgtgaaaatctaaAATGCAATATCTCCTTTTGCACAGGATAATCGGTTGTTTAAACCCCGATTTTGCCCTGTTTTCCCTGtgtatccctttgcatactgattttccagactaacacagctatacctttgaattctaccacctcTGGATGTtcttgaattgcagctcccatcgTTTCTTACTATTGCCTAAGGTAGCTAGgggtgctgggagctgcagtgcaagAAACACTCCTGGATTACAACTGAACTCAATGCAACATGAAATGGGTGATTGGCTCTTGTACATGTGTTCATATATTACAATAcccaaatgttcctgatgcaaaaactgGAGACTTCTTtatgaatccattgttctctgcctacaaaaaggcctgtgacctcactggaatgaagacatactggattgcagaAGAGGAGTCCTAGTTGACATGCAAATagactttacatttcctggactttgaaaatctccctattgccacatggccaagaggaggaagagcctgcctgcacaaaatatatcctccccagacagtataccatctttactaaggtcTGAAACaacatcacagggttttcttaacaaaTTTCTTGAGAtgagctttgccatggccatcccctgaagctgtaagagtgtgacttgcccagggttacacACTGAGGTttgacattccagaaaaatgtatgtcattgccaaataaaagctggaaacaCTCTTAGAAatctaaattcatgcttcttagtcatgctcaaaatggagggctttttaaaattcctcctggacagaaggtggaaatgtaggacatgtcctggaaaaaggaggaaatctgGTTACCCTGCCTTAAGATCGCtgtaagtcgaaaatgacttggtgtagcgggtgaccccaaaccCACGAACCCGAAGGcccatggcctgccagaggacaagcagagtcaaggagaccgaactggctagaataaaaaaacgctttattgtctgcgcagggcagcagcacaccaacgtaggtgtcaccaaggctgcagcaccgatggcttcttgtcaccccccttttatgcccttcgcagagggctgttttctaaacaacaagccattggttgcattcactgttcactcaatggtcctgtattttcttcttggcattacatctgcttggagcctggaatgtagagatagctagctactgcaaaagagatactTAGCTGAGCTAGGCTCTTCAAGGCCACTTGTTAAACACAGGCCATTGCATTCAGAGCCctccagaggaaggagggggtgatTATGTGAGTGTGTTTGCTACGgccacacacagaaagaaagagtgggggccagcacagcccatttgcactttactctgtaggctcaaactatgggccttctgtaactattgattcttttgcaaagcaaagtacagaagcaagaaagcattattattattgtgttcctatcattggaaggcacacaacacacacagctgAATATAAAATGGGagtttatggtccaaaacacactgaagaaataatccagtttgagactactttaactgccctggctcaatgtgagagaattctgggaagtgtagttctgtaAGACATTTAGTCTTCACTGTCATAGAGCtatggtgccacgacaaactacaattcccaggattccctagcaccaagccagggcagttaaagcagtctcaaactggattatttctgtagtgtgttgttgttgttatactttatttAGTTTTGGACCTATACGTTCTGTATTTCTGGTCTCTCCATCACCAACTCCTGTGGGGACttcaaggtgcatctacactgtagaaataatgcagtttggcgcgcctggggtgtgtagtttttgtgaggcacctcatgtcacgctttggcagagaaggcaaaaagccttgtaaaactacagatcacagaagTCCATAGGCTGGGCCTaaagcagtgaaagtggtgtcaaagtgtgtTATTTTTACTGTGTAGATTCCCTCTCATGAGTTGCTCCAGAGGCCTTGCTCTGGGCCCCTTCCTGCCTCAGCAGTTGGGATGCAGAAAGTTCCTGTCTAGTTTCTGAGAGAGATGAGAAAGAAGCGTCTCTTCAGTTCTCCCTCAGGCggtctctttctttctctaggGCAGGCTTCTGAGGGCCTAATTTGAATGGCGGCCTGGTGGCTGCAGTCCCTTTCCCGCCGAGGGGCCCAAACCGGTGTGTTTGTCCCCGTTGCCTCAAAGGCAGCTTGAGAAAATGGCTGCCCTTGTGTTCTGCAACGCCTGTTTCCAAAAGCCCCGGGGTGCCACCTCAAAGTTCAGCCTGACCAGCTGCGGCCATGTTTTCTGTGAGCAATGCCTCCAGAAAGGTAAACCTGCCCTGTGGCCCTTGACAGCCATCCACAAGAGCAGGCTTCCTTCCTTCACCTTGGCTCATCCCCCAAAGGTTTAAAATGGCTGCTCCTGTGCAACCctggatctacactgcaggaataaaatgTGCCTGGGAtgtgcagagaaggcaaaaggccttgtaaaactacagatcccagcagtcaaagtggtgtcaaactgcttcatttctatagtgtagatgcacccacagtgtGAAGAAAGTGTGTCACTCCATGCTACAGAAACCTAGGATTTGTAGGggttttttgaggcaccagcactctttgccagagaaggtgaaagaccttgtaaaactacagatcccagggtctCATAGGCCTTCCCCCTGCAGCTCTTTGTGCCTCCTGAAAATCTGTGCCAGAAGATTGAGAGACTGGAAAATAAAGGACTTTTTTCTTCACTGGCATCATCCACTGATTCAAAAGCCTTCCATAACTGGAAAGAGACCTTCTACACAcaacctcctccccctcccccccaaaaaattaaattgtaattAGTCTAGTAAATCAGATTAATCCATTGTAATGCATTCTATAACATGTGAATAtgagaaaaaaacacagaaataatgGCTGAGTCAGGCCTTATCAATGAAACTTATATTTCAAGATTTGTAATTTATCACACATGGCAGCACACATTTACCAGTCCAAATAATACATAGCAtaaattaatctttatttttttaggtAAAAAAGATGAGTGTGTGATTTGCAGAGCTCCTTGTCGAACAATAGTACTTTCAAAAAAGGTATAGCAAAATATTATAACTACAGTGAATGTGGTAATTtgcaaaatgctttaaaaacaggATATTCAATGTGTACCTCAGATCCAGGCACTTACAGTTACCTGGTCTTATTCGTGTCACTGAAATGCAATTCCATTTAAGTGTGCTTCTGTTTTAATTACAATTTTGTTGCCCAAGGTTAGTGAATACATGCACCATTAGCAGAATACACAGTGTGGTTTATACTGAGCTACCGGCAGATCATCTAGAAATgtttctaatattttaaaatcactgatGTTAATAAGAATTGCAATATTGTTTGACAGTGAATTCAATTGTGACTGCAGGTAATTTTAGGCTCcagatttaaaagaacaatgagGCTCTTTAGGTGGTAGAGTGTATCAGTTAATTTATTTGAAAACATTAAGACAACCCTGCCACATTTGGGGGCCATCCTGTTCATTTTGCTGAGTGGGACCTTAGATATCTGATCACACCACCGAAAGAATCAAATGAGCATATGTACATTGTGTGAAGAaggcatttatttttattgattctgaTATCTATTTTAATCCATGATACTGAGAACAAAGATGGTGTCTTAAGATTTTCCTGCAAAGTGACTTACTTCTGTGGATTTCAAAAACatctacttttattatttttgttatatgtAATGTTTCACTGCAGATGAATCCAGATATCCAGGCTCTGTTTATGGGAATAGATGGattatgcagaaaatattccaaagaagttACACAAGTGAGTTgtctattatttttaatatttttcacaAGAATGTATTAGGTAACAATTTTCACATCTGctttgtcatttccaatttattacCATATTACTGGAGAAAATTCTGTGTTATCTTCTTCATAAGATAAAATATAGCAAATCGTTGCTTAAAAATTAACTTTCATGtaacttttaaaagaagaaaaatatggatTTATATAGGTTCTATAAAAATAGCAATTCTTGAAACACTGGggcatgtttcttcctccaacatAGTGTTTTAAAGGTGTGTTTAATAACCTTCATATTAATAAACCTGCAGTATCTAAAATGGAGGGCAACATTTTAACCAAGTAAAGAATGTGATGAAACTGGACCCTTAGCTTGAAACTGAGACCCTTCAATGCATATTTTGTTCTTCTTCCCAAGGTGCTTAGTACATAGGGTTATTTCAATAGGCAGTAATGCATAAGTGAAGGCTTGAAAAGGACTGCCCATAGATTATACACATTGACATATGTCTTTAAactatatttttcatatttaaatatattttaaccttttaaa is a window from the Sceloporus undulatus isolate JIND9_A2432 ecotype Alabama chromosome 1, SceUnd_v1.1, whole genome shotgun sequence genome containing:
- the RNF212 gene encoding probable E3 SUMO-protein ligase RNF212 isoform X5 gives rise to the protein MLQKPRICRGFLRHQHSLPEKVKDLVKLQIPGSHRPSPCSSLCLLKICARRLRDWKIKDFFLHWHHPLIQKPSITGKRPSTHNLLPLPPKKLNCKKDECVICRAPCRTIVLSKKMNPDIQALFMGIDGLCRKYSKEVTQIVQFQEKHRQQLLAHYRGKITKLEGYLKRATQQIQQMQQLQHRVSSVEVDYVPSSVRKAETVGGPTRISLISPPQDGHMGSVSCRSSQLSGKNSCQKSSSGSIR